One Caretta caretta isolate rCarCar2 chromosome 8, rCarCar1.hap1, whole genome shotgun sequence DNA window includes the following coding sequences:
- the LOC125641845 gene encoding uncharacterized protein LOC125641845, whose protein sequence is MDGECSAVVTCTGCAMFVFLPQDRSNFVCTKGKLASILEEKVQGLEKQVSTLRCIRETEDFLDRHQDMLLRTQCSGDSEQAVQRGQENGTNEESGPDATSEGREQKETPPIGRHEMHCLRDGGSTTTAPKRRRRVVVVGDSLLRGTEPSICCPNRENREVCCLPGARIHDVTERLPRLIKPSDCYPFLLLHVGTNDTAKNDLERITVDYVALGRRIKEFEAQVVFLSILPVEGKGLGRDRRIMEVNEWLRKWCWREGFGFFDHGMVFQEGGVLGRDGLHLTKRGKSIFASRLANLVRRALN, encoded by the exons atggatggggagtgttcagctgttgtgacctgcactggatgtgccatgtttgtctttcttccacaggacagaagcaactttgtctgcaCAAAGGGCAAGCTGgcctccatattggaagagaaggttcaaggtctggagaaacaagtatcgaccctgcgttgcataagagaaactgaagatttcctggacagacatcaggatatgcttctacggacacaatgttctggagattcagagcaggctgtgcagcggggacaggagaacg gtactaatgaggagagtggaccagatgctacatctgagggaagggaacagaaggaaactccaccaattggaaggcatgagatgcactgtcttagggatgggggttccacgaccaccgctcccaagagaaggaggcgggtggtggtggtcggggactctctcctcagggggactgagccatctatctgctgccccaaccgggaaaaccgagaagtctgttgcttgccaggagctaggattcatgatgtgacggagagactgccgagactcatcaagccctcggattgctaccccttcctgcttctccatgtgggcaccaatgatactgccaagaatgaccttgagcgaaTCACtgtggactatgtggctctgggaagaaggataaaggagtttgaggcgcaagtggtgttcttgtccatcctccccgtggaaggaaaaggcctgggtagagaccgtcgaatcatggaagtcaacgaatggctacgcaagtggtgttggagagaaggttttggattctttgaccatgggatggtgttccaagaaggaggagtgctaggcagagacgggctccacctaactaagagagggaagagcatcttcgcaagcaggctggctaacctagtgaggagggctttaaactag